The following are from one region of the Streptomyces fradiae genome:
- a CDS encoding P1 family peptidase encodes MTEQQRTEQQHAEPQRKGPLDALTDVAGLRVGHARVAGEGALSGTTVVLAPEGGMVAAVDVRGGGPGTRETDALDPRNVVQRIDAVVLTGGSAYGLDSAGGVMAWLEERGRGVRVGPDPAHVVPVVPAACVFDLGRGGDFAARPDASTGRAAVAAAAASEPHARVATGAVGAGTGAVVGGLKGGVGTASTVLESGITVGALVVVNAVGSAVDPATGVPYGAYFAGGRPEHPQPAVHEAARRRLAEARAKLAPPPLNTTLAVVATDAALTRAQAHKLAGTAHDGIARAVRPVHLLNDGDTVFALATGARELPSAPGPLAMNEILAAGADTVTRAIVQAVLAPTAGAYGPGGDFPAYRELYGGAHDG; translated from the coding sequence ATGACTGAGCAGCAGCGCACCGAGCAGCAGCACGCCGAGCCGCAGCGCAAGGGACCGCTCGACGCCCTCACCGACGTGGCCGGCCTCCGGGTCGGCCACGCGCGCGTGGCGGGGGAAGGGGCGCTGTCCGGCACCACGGTGGTGCTCGCGCCGGAGGGCGGCATGGTGGCCGCCGTGGACGTGCGGGGCGGCGGACCGGGCACCCGGGAGACGGACGCGCTGGATCCGCGCAACGTGGTGCAGCGGATCGACGCCGTGGTCCTGACCGGCGGCAGCGCGTACGGGCTCGACTCTGCGGGCGGGGTGATGGCCTGGCTGGAGGAGCGGGGGCGCGGGGTCCGGGTGGGGCCGGATCCGGCGCACGTGGTGCCGGTGGTGCCCGCCGCCTGTGTCTTCGACCTGGGCCGGGGCGGGGACTTCGCGGCCCGGCCGGACGCCTCGACGGGGCGGGCGGCGGTGGCGGCGGCGGCCGCGAGCGAGCCGCACGCGCGCGTGGCGACGGGCGCGGTGGGCGCCGGCACCGGGGCGGTGGTCGGCGGTCTGAAGGGCGGGGTGGGAACGGCGAGCACCGTCCTGGAGTCGGGGATCACGGTCGGCGCGCTCGTGGTGGTCAACGCGGTCGGTTCGGCGGTCGATCCGGCGACGGGCGTGCCCTACGGCGCGTACTTCGCGGGCGGGCGTCCCGAACACCCCCAGCCGGCCGTGCACGAGGCGGCGCGGCGGCGGCTCGCCGAGGCGCGGGCGAAGCTCGCCCCGCCGCCGCTCAACACCACGCTCGCGGTGGTCGCGACGGACGCGGCGCTGACCCGGGCGCAGGCGCACAAGCTCGCGGGGACCGCGCACGACGGCATCGCGCGCGCCGTCCGTCCGGTGCATCTCCTGAACGACGGCGACACGGTCTTCGCGCTCGCCACGGGGGCGCGCGAACTGCCCTCCGCGCCGGGTCCGCTCGCCATGAACGAGATCCTCGCGGCAGGCGCGGACACCGTCACGCGGGCCATCGTGCAGGCGGTGCTCGCGCCCACTGCCGGGGCCTACGGGCCTGGTGGGGACTTCCCCGCCTATCGGGAGCTGTACGGCGGCGCGCACGACGGCTAG
- a CDS encoding SDR family oxidoreductase — MQHQHQSGTTENTTENTTESSNARGSRLPRTALVTGASRGIGRAIARRLARDGMVVAVHYGADAAAAQETVELIAAEGGRAFAVGADLASHEGVLALVEGVRAGLAAHAGDGGLDVLVNNAAVTTSGGHLQEETVEAFDRLFAVNVRAPFFLVQQLLPVLRDGGAIVNIGSAVTRISLADELAYAMTKGAMETFTRTLANVVGTRRITVNTVAPGPTQTASLTAAMAAVPQLEELLIAGQALPWVGQPEDIADPVAFLASPAGRWITGTVVDASGGTYLGPKR, encoded by the coding sequence ATGCAGCACCAGCACCAGTCCGGCACCACCGAGAACACCACCGAGAACACCACCGAGAGCAGCAACGCGCGGGGCAGCCGTCTCCCCCGCACCGCGCTCGTCACCGGCGCCTCCCGCGGCATCGGGCGCGCCATCGCCCGGCGGCTGGCGCGGGACGGGATGGTCGTCGCCGTGCACTACGGGGCCGACGCGGCCGCCGCGCAGGAGACCGTGGAACTGATCGCCGCCGAGGGCGGGCGGGCGTTCGCCGTGGGGGCGGACCTGGCTTCCCACGAGGGCGTGCTCGCGCTCGTCGAGGGCGTACGGGCCGGGCTCGCGGCCCACGCCGGGGACGGCGGCCTCGACGTGCTGGTCAACAACGCGGCCGTCACGACGTCCGGCGGGCACCTTCAGGAGGAGACGGTCGAGGCGTTCGACCGCCTCTTCGCGGTGAACGTGCGGGCCCCGTTCTTCCTGGTCCAGCAGCTGCTGCCGGTGCTGCGGGACGGGGGCGCCATCGTGAACATCGGCTCCGCCGTCACCCGGATCTCGCTCGCCGACGAGCTGGCGTACGCGATGACGAAGGGCGCCATGGAGACCTTCACGCGGACGCTCGCGAACGTCGTCGGCACCCGCCGGATCACCGTGAACACGGTCGCGCCGGGCCCGACGCAGACGGCCTCGCTGACCGCCGCGATGGCGGCGGTGCCGCAGCTGGAGGAGCTGCTGATCGCCGGTCAGGCGCTGCCCTGGGTGGGGCAGCCGGAGGACATCGCCGACCCGGTGGCGTTCCTGGCCTCGCCGGCCGGGCGCTGGATCACCGGCACGGTGGTCGATGCCTCGGGCGGCACCTACCTCGGGCCGAAGCGCTGA
- a CDS encoding BTAD domain-containing putative transcriptional regulator encodes MIFRLLGPLTVGDPPVPAAGGPRVRALLALLLLDAGRIVPAGRLVDGLYGDEPPAGAANALQSQVSRLRRALPGGVTVEHSAAGYRLAGVAPDDVDALRFERLAREGARAGAAGDAVRAEGLLREALGLWRGPALADVREAPYAEGQAARLDALRLDALEEWAAARLAAGGDPVPLVRELAEAATAHPLRERLRALQIRALAGAGRQAEALAVYEEVRGALAEELGADPSAELAAAHLAVLRGDEGGHRPAAAARPPVPLTDFVGRERERERLGALIVAARLVTLVGPGGAGKTRLALELVQREEPGTLEAVFVDLGAVGPGEVAGACARALGVRDAGPDALLRALAGRPVLLVVDNCEHVVAEAALLVRELLAGSGGLRVLATSREALGITGESLLPLGALAPDAAQELFLRRGAAARPGFAEAVGGPDSAPDARARVREVCAALDGLPLALELAAARLRTLTLDELADRLGERLGDRLGDRLGDRFRVLSRGDRTAPERHRTLAAVVEWSWELLGEEERTAAARFSVFRGGATAGAAAEVWGTDRSDAEDLLASLAEKSLLEAGFDTGAVRYRMLETVRAYAAGRLPADDPAHAAHTAHFLALARAADAELRGPDQLDRLARLDAEDANLRAALRRAGPADGLRLVAALTGYWWLRGRRGQVSGLVAELLERVDTADQVAGEVPDGLGEEYALCVLTAGASAGERPERLDRARRLLTEQAEPLRQPFTAFLWATAVGPEDRLPVPADAWSRALGLAGQGHLALAHGDRDTATDTAQRALSEALTAFRALGDRWGTATALEGLAVLSPDPFPLLAEALGLFESLGVAEDIVDLLGRRAALHEAAGAAGAALADRARAAETARRAGLPEPC; translated from the coding sequence ATGATCTTCCGGCTGCTCGGTCCGCTCACCGTCGGCGATCCGCCCGTGCCCGCCGCCGGCGGTCCCCGGGTACGGGCGCTGCTCGCGCTGCTCCTCCTCGACGCGGGCCGGATCGTGCCGGCCGGGCGGCTCGTCGACGGGCTGTACGGGGACGAGCCGCCGGCCGGGGCCGCGAACGCCCTCCAGTCGCAGGTCTCCCGGCTGCGCCGGGCCCTGCCGGGCGGGGTGACCGTGGAGCACTCGGCCGCCGGTTACCGGCTGGCCGGGGTCGCCCCCGACGACGTGGATGCCCTGCGTTTCGAGCGGCTGGCCCGGGAGGGCGCCCGGGCCGGGGCGGCCGGGGACGCCGTACGGGCCGAGGGGCTGCTGCGCGAGGCGCTCGGGCTGTGGCGGGGGCCGGCCCTCGCGGACGTACGGGAGGCTCCGTACGCCGAGGGGCAGGCCGCCCGGCTCGACGCGCTGCGGCTCGACGCCCTGGAGGAGTGGGCGGCGGCCCGGCTCGCGGCCGGCGGTGATCCCGTACCGCTGGTGCGGGAGTTGGCGGAGGCGGCGACGGCGCATCCGCTGCGCGAACGGCTTCGGGCGCTCCAGATCCGGGCGCTCGCCGGGGCGGGGCGGCAGGCGGAGGCGCTCGCCGTGTACGAGGAGGTGCGCGGGGCGCTCGCGGAGGAGCTGGGCGCGGATCCGTCGGCCGAACTGGCCGCGGCGCACCTCGCGGTGCTGCGCGGCGACGAGGGCGGCCACCGGCCCGCGGCAGCCGCCCGGCCGCCCGTACCGCTGACCGACTTCGTCGGGCGTGAGCGCGAACGGGAGCGGTTGGGGGCGCTCATCGTCGCCGCGCGCCTGGTGACCCTGGTCGGGCCGGGCGGCGCGGGCAAGACGCGGCTCGCCCTGGAACTCGTACAGCGGGAGGAACCGGGGACCCTGGAGGCGGTCTTCGTGGACCTGGGCGCGGTCGGGCCCGGCGAGGTGGCGGGGGCGTGCGCGCGGGCGCTGGGGGTACGGGACGCGGGCCCGGACGCGCTTCTGCGGGCGCTCGCGGGCCGGCCGGTGCTGCTCGTCGTGGACAACTGCGAGCACGTGGTGGCGGAGGCGGCGCTGCTCGTACGGGAGTTGCTGGCCGGTTCCGGCGGGCTGCGGGTGCTCGCGACGAGCCGGGAGGCGCTGGGCATCACGGGCGAGTCGCTGCTGCCGCTGGGCGCGCTGGCGCCCGATGCGGCACAGGAGCTGTTCCTGCGGCGCGGGGCGGCGGCCCGGCCCGGGTTCGCGGAGGCGGTCGGCGGCCCGGACTCCGCCCCGGACGCACGCGCGCGCGTGCGGGAGGTCTGCGCGGCGCTGGACGGGCTGCCGCTCGCCCTGGAACTGGCGGCCGCCCGGCTGCGGACGCTGACCCTCGACGAGCTGGCCGACCGGCTCGGGGAGCGATTGGGCGACCGGCTGGGCGACCGGCTTGGCGACCGTTTCCGGGTGCTGTCGCGGGGCGACCGGACGGCGCCGGAGCGGCATCGGACGCTGGCCGCCGTGGTGGAGTGGAGCTGGGAGCTCCTGGGTGAGGAGGAGCGGACGGCGGCGGCGCGTTTCTCGGTGTTCCGGGGCGGGGCGACGGCCGGGGCGGCGGCCGAGGTGTGGGGGACGGACCGCTCGGACGCGGAGGACCTGCTCGCCTCGCTGGCCGAGAAGTCGCTGCTGGAGGCGGGTTTCGACACGGGCGCGGTCCGCTACCGGATGCTGGAGACCGTGCGCGCCTATGCGGCGGGCCGGCTGCCCGCCGACGATCCCGCCCACGCCGCCCACACGGCCCACTTCCTGGCCCTGGCCCGGGCCGCCGACGCCGAACTGCGCGGCCCGGACCAGCTCGACCGGCTCGCCCGGCTCGACGCCGAGGACGCGAACCTGCGGGCCGCGTTGCGCCGGGCGGGCCCGGCGGACGGGCTGCGTCTGGTCGCCGCGCTCACCGGGTACTGGTGGCTGCGCGGGCGGCGCGGGCAGGTCTCGGGTCTGGTGGCGGAGCTCCTGGAGAGAGTGGACACGGCCGACCAGGTCGCGGGAGAGGTCCCGGACGGACTCGGCGAGGAGTACGCGCTCTGCGTGCTGACCGCCGGGGCGTCGGCCGGGGAGCGGCCGGAGCGGCTCGACCGGGCGCGGCGGCTCCTGACGGAGCAGGCGGAGCCGCTGCGGCAGCCGTTCACGGCGTTCCTGTGGGCGACGGCCGTCGGGCCGGAGGACCGTCTTCCGGTCCCTGCAGATGCCTGGTCCCGGGCCCTCGGTCTGGCCGGGCAGGGGCATCTGGCGCTCGCGCACGGCGACCGGGACACAGCCACGGACACGGCCCAACGGGCCCTGTCGGAAGCCCTCACCGCCTTCCGTGCCCTCGGTGACCGCTGGGGCACGGCCACCGCACTCGAAGGGCTCGCGGTCCTCTCCCCCGATCCGTTCCCGCTGCTCGCCGAGGCCCTCGGCCTCTTCGAGTCGCTGGGCGTCGCCGAGGACATCGTCGATCTGCTCGGCCGTCGTGCCGCCCTTCACGAGGCCGCCGGCGCGGCCGGGGCAGCCCTCGCCGACCGCGCCCGGGCGGCGGAGACGGCCCGGCGGGCGGGCCTCCCGGAGCCCTGCTGA
- a CDS encoding low temperature requirement protein A produces MTQPLLPLTARSRDEAHRAATPLELFFDLCFVVAVAQAGAELVHAVAEGHAGTGILNYAMVFWAIWWAWMNFTWFASAYDNDDVLYRVVTLVQIAGVLILAAGVSRAFEDHDFLVVYIGYVVMRLALSSQWLRAAHHATDPGERTMCRRYAAGVMACQVGWLALLFVPEDVRPWVFLVMALAEMAVPVYAEKDVTTQWHPHHIAERYGLFTIIVLGETIAAATVAVKSGVTENDALGEVLPIAAGGLLIVFAAWWIYFVVPAHDRLTSNRQSFLWGYGHYLIFASAAAIGAGIEIAVEQAVGKAHITTLAAASAVTIPTAVFLMSVWLLHARYFKVGLAQQAVLPVASLAILMCSFAGHWAVFAAGLVAAATVAVGVTLTATNPATRRPRAT; encoded by the coding sequence ATGACGCAACCTCTTCTTCCGCTCACCGCACGCTCGCGAGACGAGGCGCACCGGGCGGCCACGCCCCTCGAGCTCTTCTTCGACCTGTGCTTCGTCGTGGCCGTCGCCCAGGCCGGGGCGGAGCTCGTGCACGCCGTCGCGGAGGGGCACGCCGGGACCGGGATCCTGAACTACGCGATGGTGTTCTGGGCCATTTGGTGGGCCTGGATGAACTTCACGTGGTTCGCCTCGGCGTACGACAACGACGACGTGCTCTACCGGGTGGTCACGCTGGTGCAGATCGCCGGCGTCCTGATCCTGGCGGCAGGGGTGTCACGGGCCTTCGAGGACCACGACTTCCTGGTCGTGTACATCGGATACGTCGTGATGCGGCTCGCGCTCTCCTCGCAGTGGCTGCGCGCCGCGCACCACGCCACCGACCCGGGCGAGCGGACGATGTGCCGCCGCTACGCGGCCGGGGTGATGGCCTGCCAGGTGGGCTGGCTGGCGCTGCTCTTCGTGCCGGAGGACGTGCGGCCGTGGGTGTTCCTGGTGATGGCGCTGGCGGAGATGGCGGTGCCGGTGTACGCGGAGAAGGACGTCACCACGCAGTGGCACCCGCACCACATCGCCGAGCGCTACGGCCTGTTCACCATCATCGTGCTCGGCGAGACGATCGCGGCGGCGACGGTGGCCGTGAAGTCGGGCGTCACCGAGAACGACGCGCTCGGCGAGGTGCTGCCGATCGCGGCCGGCGGGCTCCTCATCGTCTTCGCCGCCTGGTGGATCTACTTCGTCGTGCCCGCCCACGACCGGCTGACCTCCAACCGGCAGAGCTTCCTCTGGGGCTACGGCCACTATCTGATCTTCGCCTCGGCCGCCGCGATCGGCGCGGGCATCGAGATCGCGGTCGAGCAGGCGGTCGGCAAGGCGCACATCACCACCCTCGCCGCCGCCTCCGCCGTGACCATCCCGACCGCGGTCTTCCTGATGAGCGTGTGGCTGCTGCACGCCCGTTACTTCAAGGTCGGGCTCGCCCAGCAGGCCGTGCTGCCGGTGGCGTCCCTGGCGATCCTGATGTGCTCCTTCGCCGGGCACTGGGCGGTGTTCGCGGCCGGTCTGGTGGCCGCCGCGACCGTGGCGGTGGGCGTGACCCTGACCGCCACCAACCCGGCCACCCGCCGCCCCCGCGCCACCTGA
- a CDS encoding DUF6227 family protein, whose product MNDPQDQSHDPYETTETHLERLLGRALNSFDLPDSTIERLESALAHSTALYSSHHSASLHRTTYRHTYLLPDGTAPSLWELVHNSGRDGADQHELYVEEAEARLAASRLPAGPSLGWTVERADGTPLEEDDDLELLSALLARPIPAQPRMYVPDNSADHARRVLRRAENADRPGEATARRLRLAFAHHITQALGRHCPAEGGRDAGFTLYEHQFLLVDGSELSLWEVEHTATPDGRHMCEVYEEERAARDAMESRSRRSRVL is encoded by the coding sequence TTGAACGATCCGCAGGATCAGTCACACGATCCGTACGAGACGACCGAGACCCATCTTGAGCGACTCCTCGGCCGGGCGCTCAACTCCTTCGACCTGCCCGACTCCACGATCGAGCGCCTGGAGTCGGCCCTCGCCCACTCCACCGCGCTGTACTCCTCGCACCACAGCGCGTCGCTGCACCGCACCACCTACCGTCACACCTATCTGCTCCCCGACGGCACGGCGCCGAGCCTGTGGGAGCTGGTCCACAACTCCGGCCGGGACGGCGCCGACCAGCACGAGCTGTACGTGGAGGAGGCCGAGGCCCGGCTCGCCGCGTCGCGACTGCCGGCCGGTCCGTCGCTCGGCTGGACCGTGGAGCGCGCCGACGGCACGCCCCTGGAGGAGGACGACGACCTGGAGCTGCTCAGCGCCCTCCTCGCCCGCCCGATACCGGCCCAGCCGAGGATGTACGTGCCGGACAACTCCGCCGACCACGCGCGCCGGGTGCTGCGCCGCGCGGAGAACGCGGACCGGCCCGGCGAGGCCACGGCGCGCCGCCTGCGGCTCGCCTTCGCGCACCACATCACGCAGGCGCTCGGGCGCCACTGCCCCGCGGAGGGCGGCCGGGACGCCGGCTTCACCCTCTACGAGCACCAGTTCCTGCTGGTCGACGGCAGCGAGCTGAGCCTGTGGGAGGTCGAGCACACGGCGACCCCCGACGGGCGCCACATGTGCGAGGTGTACGAGGAGGAGCGCGCCGCGCGCGACGCGATGGAGTCCCGCAGCCGGCGGAGCCGGGTCCTCTGA
- a CDS encoding MFS transporter, which translates to MSSHDALPTAAPDAAAPDAAAPDAAAPGGSDRRRWIALAIVMTAAFMDLVDATIVNIAIPSIERDLGASFGAIQWITAGYALAFAAGLITGGRLGDIYGRKRLFLTGTAGFTLASALCGFAANQEMLVGSRLLQGAAAAMMVPQVLSIVHVTFPAHERGKVFGLFGAIIGLGAVSGPLLGALLTQWNIAGLEWRPIFLINLPVGIAALILGRRFITESKAPKALKLDMVGVLLVTVALLMLIYPLTRGRELGWPLWGHLMMAGSVLVFGALVAYEKHKTKKDGSPLVELSLFKVKSFAAGIAVQLTFGVVMGIFFLVWTLYMQIGLGWTPLKAGLTGVPFSIAVSTAAGLSVQQLVPRFGRKVLQAGALTMGAGILLYSFVAGRYGTDIHPWQMIPALVVMGLGMGLIVAPLTDAVLSEVPREHAGSASGLINTTGQMGNALGLGLVSVVFFGTVDEKRLAALPQETGKAFTDAFQNSLGWAAVVLAGIFLVMFALPAKPKQHLEGGEDDTSDTPGAPEGPVTKEPALAS; encoded by the coding sequence ATGAGTTCACACGACGCCCTCCCCACGGCGGCTCCCGACGCGGCGGCTCCCGACGCGGCCGCACCCGACGCGGCCGCTCCCGGCGGTTCGGACCGCAGACGCTGGATCGCCCTGGCCATCGTCATGACCGCCGCCTTCATGGACCTGGTCGACGCCACGATCGTCAACATCGCGATCCCCAGCATCGAGCGGGACCTCGGCGCCTCCTTCGGCGCCATCCAGTGGATCACCGCCGGCTACGCGCTCGCGTTCGCCGCGGGCCTGATCACCGGCGGCCGCCTCGGCGACATCTACGGCCGCAAGCGCCTCTTCCTCACCGGCACCGCCGGCTTCACCCTCGCCTCCGCGCTGTGCGGCTTCGCCGCCAACCAGGAGATGCTGGTCGGCTCCCGCCTGCTCCAGGGCGCGGCGGCCGCGATGATGGTGCCGCAGGTCCTGTCGATCGTGCACGTCACCTTCCCGGCGCACGAGCGCGGCAAGGTCTTCGGCCTGTTCGGCGCGATCATCGGCCTCGGCGCGGTCTCAGGCCCGCTGCTCGGCGCGCTGCTGACCCAGTGGAACATCGCCGGCCTGGAGTGGCGTCCGATCTTCCTCATCAACCTGCCGGTCGGCATCGCCGCCCTGATCCTGGGCCGCCGCTTCATCACCGAGTCCAAGGCGCCGAAGGCGCTGAAGCTCGACATGGTCGGCGTGCTCCTGGTGACGGTCGCGCTGCTCATGCTGATCTACCCGCTGACCCGCGGCCGCGAGCTCGGCTGGCCGCTGTGGGGCCACCTGATGATGGCCGGCAGCGTCCTCGTCTTCGGCGCCCTCGTCGCGTACGAGAAGCACAAGACGAAGAAGGACGGCTCGCCGCTCGTCGAGCTGTCGCTGTTCAAGGTGAAGTCCTTCGCCGCCGGTATCGCCGTCCAGCTGACCTTCGGCGTCGTGATGGGCATCTTCTTCCTGGTCTGGACGCTCTACATGCAGATCGGACTCGGCTGGACCCCGCTCAAGGCCGGTCTGACCGGTGTGCCGTTCTCCATCGCCGTGTCCACCGCGGCGGGCCTGTCGGTCCAGCAGCTGGTGCCGCGCTTCGGCCGCAAGGTCCTCCAGGCGGGCGCCCTGACCATGGGCGCGGGCATCCTGCTCTACTCCTTCGTGGCCGGCCGCTACGGCACGGACATCCACCCCTGGCAGATGATCCCGGCCCTGGTCGTCATGGGTCTCGGCATGGGCCTCATCGTGGCGCCGCTGACGGACGCGGTGCTCTCCGAGGTGCCGCGCGAGCACGCCGGCTCGGCCTCGGGCCTGATCAACACCACCGGCCAGATGGGCAACGCGCTCGGCCTCGGCCTGGTGTCCGTGGTGTTCTTCGGGACCGTCGACGAGAAGCGGCTCGCGGCCCTCCCGCAGGAGACCGGCAAGGCCTTCACCGATGCCTTCCAGAACTCCCTGGGCTGGGCGGCCGTGGTGCTCGCCGGCATCTTCCTGGTGATGTTCGCCCTCCCCGCCAAGCCCAAGCAGCACCTGGAGGGCGGCGAGGACGACACCTCGGACACCCCGGGCGCCCCGGAGGGCCCGGTGACGAAGGAGCCCGCGCTGGCCTCCTGA
- a CDS encoding helix-turn-helix transcriptional regulator, whose translation MTDTPARLLNLLSLLQTPREWPGSELAERLSVSPRTIRRDIDRLRDLGYPVEASKGAVGGYRLVAGTAMPPLLLDDEEAVAIAVGLRAGAGHAIEGVEEASVRALAKLEQVLPSRLRHRVSTLQNATIPLTRGDGATVAPQTLTALAGAVTGQEKLRFGYRAGDGTESRRLVEPYRLVSTGRRWYLVAYDLGREDWRTFRVDRVTEPFPTGARFAPRELPAGDAAAFMARSMARARAQGEVDLDVEFAAPAEFVVARLPAHLVPVATGADRCRLRARVADSVEWLALRLALMDVDFTVHAPDPLITYMRELSVRLAAATEV comes from the coding sequence ATGACGGACACACCGGCACGACTCCTGAATCTGCTGTCGCTCCTCCAGACCCCGCGCGAGTGGCCGGGCAGCGAGCTGGCCGAGCGGCTCTCGGTCTCGCCGCGCACGATCCGCAGGGACATCGACCGGCTGCGCGACCTGGGCTATCCCGTCGAGGCGAGCAAGGGCGCGGTGGGCGGCTACCGGCTTGTGGCGGGTACGGCGATGCCGCCGCTGCTGCTCGACGACGAGGAGGCCGTGGCCATCGCGGTCGGCCTGCGGGCCGGGGCGGGGCACGCCATCGAGGGCGTCGAGGAGGCCTCCGTACGGGCCCTCGCCAAGCTGGAGCAGGTGCTGCCGTCGCGGCTGCGGCACCGGGTTTCCACCCTGCAGAACGCGACGATCCCGCTCACCCGCGGGGACGGCGCCACCGTCGCGCCGCAGACCCTGACCGCGCTCGCCGGCGCGGTGACCGGGCAGGAGAAGCTGCGCTTCGGCTACCGGGCGGGCGACGGCACGGAGAGCCGACGGCTCGTGGAGCCGTACCGGCTGGTGTCGACGGGGCGCCGCTGGTACCTCGTCGCGTACGACCTGGGGCGCGAGGACTGGCGCACGTTCCGGGTCGACCGGGTCACGGAGCCGTTCCCGACGGGGGCGCGGTTCGCGCCGCGGGAGCTGCCGGCGGGGGACGCGGCGGCGTTCATGGCGCGGTCGATGGCGCGGGCGCGGGCGCAGGGCGAGGTGGACCTGGACGTGGAGTTCGCCGCGCCCGCGGAGTTCGTCGTGGCGCGGCTGCCGGCGCATCTGGTGCCGGTCGCGACCGGGGCGGACCGGTGCCGGCTGCGGGCCCGGGTGGCCGACTCGGTGGAGTGGCTGGCCCTGCGGCTCGCGCTGATGGACGTCGACTTCACCGTGCACGCGCCGGATCCGCTGATCACGTACATGCGGGAGCTGTCGGTGCGGTTGGCGGCGGCGACGGAGGTTTGA